GGACCAGTACTTGAAGCTTGTCTGTCACGAAATTTCTCCGCTCTAAGTCGGGCGCCACGACGCTGTGGCACCCCGGACAACCATAGACGTAATGTGATGCACGCAACAGACATGCCGGGGCCGGCCTCTTGCCTCGCCCTAGGCCGCGGGAGGGCCGACGCGGAGCAACAAAAAGTTGCCTCAGGCAACCAGCTTTACATAAGATCCGATATCGGTTGTCGTGGGCCCTTACACCAGCGGCCACGGGTAACGCATACCGGTGCGGTCACCAGGGAGAACGCCTGCGTGCAGCAGGCGCTGGACGCGGTGCTGCAGAGAGGCGACCTCGTCGTCGTCGAGGAGTTCGGCAACGTCGGGAGGCGCGGCCTCTGCAAGCGGCGCGATGTCCTCCAGCAGGGCATCGGGGATGGGGTCACCGGCGAAGTCCCAGATCACCGTGCGCAGCTTGAAAGCGGCCGAGAAGCACAGGCCGTGGTCGATGCCCCAGATACGGCCGTCGTCGCCGCGTAGCACGTGGCCGCTCTTGCGGTCCGTGTTGTTGGCGATGTAATCGAACAGCGCGATCCGGGCCAGCTCGGCGTGGGTCTCGGGGGCGTCCTCGAACAGGGTGAAGTAGTGCTGCTGGAAGTCGCAGTCGATGAACCACTGCAGCGACCCGACGCCCAGGGGAGCGTCCTCCCGGATCACCGTGGGCGGGACGAAACCCCAGCCCAGCGCTTCGCTCAGGAGGTGGGCGGCGCGTTCGCGCTTGTAGAGGCCGGGCTCGAAGTCGGACAGCGGACGCTCGCCAGCCTCCGGCTTGTAGACCGCGCACCCCTCGTCCTCGCCGCAGGTGACTTGGGCGAGGAATGTCTGATTGCTGCTGCGCGGGATGAGGCCCAGCAGCTCGATGCTGCCCTCGGTCAGCAGGGTCAGCTCCCGGCTGGGCACGATCCCTCCCGCTTCAGAAACACGGTCATGATGCCCTCAGCCCACTCAGCGGTTCCGACGTCGAATTCACCATGTGCACAGCGGGGTCCTGGCCCGCCACAAACGAGATGGCAGACACCGAGCCCGGGCTGATGACGATGCGCTGGAACAGGTCCAAGGGCGTGCCCAGGGCATGGGCGACGGCGGCCTTGATCGGATCGGCGTGGGAGAAGCACACCACCACCCCGCCGGCGTGGGCCGCGCACAGCGCCTCAAGTGCTCCGACGATCCGGCCCTGCATTTCCGGAAAGCTCTCGCCGTCCGGGAAGCGGAAGGCGGACGGGCTGTGCTGCACGGTCTGCCACTCGGGCAGGGCCGCCAGGTCGGCGATCGCTACGCCGGTCCACTCGCCGAAATCGCACTCCAGCAGCCCGTCGTCGTGCTTCACCGACAGTCCGGTGCGGGCCGCCGTCGGCTCCGCAGTTTCGCACGCGCGCTCTAGTGGGGAGGAATAGAGGGCATCGACCGGCAGACCGGAGAGCCGTTCAGAAACCCGTTCCGCCTGGGCGCGGCCCCGGTCGGAAAGGTGCAGTCCGGGCGCCCTGCCCGGCAGCACCATGCCCGTCGTCGGCGTCTGGCCGTGGCGCACCAGCAGCAGGAGCGTTCCCTGCCGTGGGGGCTCTGCCGAAGGTTCAGGCGTTGCTGCGGTCATCAAGATTCAGCGTAAGCCGGGCAACAGCCTAAAGCGCATGAATCTCAAGAAATCCCTCGATTCCCTGCCGGGTGCAGGTCTACGGTGGAGGAGTGAGTGATCGCCCCGAAATCTTCACTGTTGGTGAACTGCGTGCCTCCGGCCGCCTTCACAAGGACCTGCGCCGCGAAATCCGCGACAACCTGCTCGCCGCGCTCGCCGCCGGCCGCGACCCCTGGCCCGGGATGTACGGCTTCAGCCGCACCGTCCTGCCCCAGCTCGAACGCGCCCTGCTCGCCGGGCACGACGTCGTCCTGCTCGGCGAACGCGGGCAGGGCAAGACCCGGCTGCTGCGCACCCTGGCCGGGCTGCTGGACGAGTGGTCGCCGGTGATCGAGGACTCGGAACTGAACGAACACCCCTACGAACCCCTCACCGAGCACTCCCGCGCCCGCGCCCTCACCGAGGGGGACCGGCTGCGGGTGGCGTGGCGGCACCGCTCCGAACGCTATGTCGAGAAGCTCGCGACGCCGGACACCTCCGTCGCGGACCTGATCGGCGACGTCGACCCGATGCGGGTGGCCGAGGGCCGCCGCCTGGGAGATCCGGAAACCATCCACTACGGCCTGGTCCCGCGCTCCAACCGCGGCATCATCGCCATCAACGAACTCCCCGACCTCGCCGAGCGGATCCAGGTTTCCATGCTCAACGTGATGGAGGAACGCGACATACAGATCCGCGGCTACGTGCTGCGGCTGCCGCTGGACGTCCTGGTGGTCGCGTCCGCCAACCCGGAGGACTACACGAACCGGGGCCGGATCATCACGCCGCTGCGGGACCGCTTCGGCGCCGAGATCCGCACCCACTACCCGATCGAGCTCGACGACGAGGTGGCCGTCATCCGGCAGGAGGGGCACCTGGTGGCCGGCGTCCCGCCCGTCATCCTCGAGATCCTGGCCCGCTACACCCGGGCACTGCGGCAGTCGCCGGCGATCAACCAGACCTCCGGGGTGTCCGCGCGGTTCGCCATCGCGGGCGCCGAAACCGTCGCCGCGGCGGCCCTGCGCCGCGCCAGCGTGCGCGGCGAGGAGGAGGCCGTCGCCCGGATCATCGACCTGGACGCCGCCGTGGAAGTCCTCGCCGGGAAGATCGAGTTCGAATCCGGCGAGGAAGGCCGGGAACAGGACATCCTGGACCACCTCCTGCGCATGGCCACCGCCGAGGCCGTGCGGGCGCACTTCCACGGACTCGACATGGGCGACCTCGTCGCCGCCCTGGACGGCCACACCACGGTGACCACCGGGGAGCTGGTCACCGCGCGGGAGTTCCTGGACAACCTCCCGTCGCTCAACGGATCAAGCCTCTACGACGACATCGGTGCGCGCCTGGGCGCGGAAAACGACGGACAGCGCGCAGCCGCCGTCGAACTGGCGCTGGAAGGCCTCTACCTCGCCCGGCGGATCTCCAAGGATTCCGACGACGAGGCGACGGTTTACGGTTAGGCGCCGTTACGGCTAAGGAGGGTCCATGACCGCTCACCACTGGTCCCGGTACAGCCGCTACGCGGGCGGGCCGGATCCGCTCGCCCCGCCGGTGGATCTGGCGGAGGCGCTGGACGCCGTCGCCGAGGACGTGATGGCCGGCTACTCGCCCCGGCACGCCCTGCAGGAATACCTGCGCCGCGGCGGCCGGAACCTGGAAGGGCTGGACGATCTTGCCGGGCGGGTCCAGCAGCGGCGCAAGGACCTGCTGGGCCAGCACAAGCTGGACGGAACCCTCAACGGGGTCCAGAAACTGCTGGAGACCGCGGTGCTGGAGGAACGCAAACAGCTGGCCCGCGACGTCCGGATGGACGACACGGACCGCGCGTTCCGGGAGATGCAGCTGCAGAACCTGCCCAACTCCACGGCGGCGGCGGTCAACGAGCTCGCCGCCTACGACTGGCAGTCCAGCACCGCCCGGGAAGCCTACGAGCGGATCAGGGACCTCCTGGGCCGCGAGATCCTGGACCAGCGGTTCGCCGGGATGAAGCAGGCCCTCGAGGGCGCCACCGAGGAGGACCGCGCGGCCGTGGCCGAGATGCTGCAGGACCTCAACGAACTGCTCGACAAACACCGGCGCGGCGAGGACACGGACGCGGACTTCCAGGAGTTCATGGCCAAGCACGGGCAGTTCTTCCCGGAGAACCCGCAGTCCGTCGCGGAGCTGGTGGACGCGCTCGCCCAGCGCGCGGCCGCCGCCCAGCGGCTGCTGCAGTCCATGTCCGCCGAGCAGCGCGAGGAGCTGATGCGGCTCTCCGCCCAGGCGTTCGGCTCGCCCGAGCTTATGGCACAGCTGGGCCAACTCGATGCCAACCTGCAGGCACTGCGCCCCGGCGAGGACTGGTCCGGCTCGGAACGCTTCGAGGGTGAGGAGGGTCTTGGGCTGGGCGACGGCACCGGCGTGCTGCAGGACCTCGCCGAACTGGACGAGCTCGCCGAACAGCTCTCCCAGTCCTACAACGGCTCCCGCCTGGACGACCTGGACCTGGACGCCCTCGCCCGCCAGCTTGGACAGGACGCGGCCGTGTCGGCCCGCACGTTGGCGGAGATCGAGCGGGCCATGCACGACGGCGGTTTCCTGCAGCGCGGGGCCGACGGCGACCTGAAGCTCTCCCCGCAGGCCATGCGGCGGCTCGGCCGGTCGCTGCTGCGCGACACCGCCAAGCAACTCTCCGGCCGGCAGGGGCGCCGGGACACGCGCGTTGCCGGGGCGGCGGGGGAGCAGACCGGCTCCAGCCGGCCGTGGGAGTTCGGCGACGCCGAGCCCTGGGACGTCACCCGGACCATCACCAACGCGATCCGCCGCACCATCGCCGACGGCGGGGATCCGCGCCACGGACTGCGGCTGGCCATGGATGACATCGAGGTGACCGAGACGGAGGCGCGCACGCAGGCCGCCGTCGCCCTGCTGGTGGATGTGTCCTTTTCAATGGCCGCCGAGGGACGCTGGGTGTCCATGAAACGTACCGCACTCGCCGTGCACCACCTTGTTTCCACCCGGTTCCGCGGCGACCGGCTGCAGCTGATCACGTTCGGCCGCTACGCGCAGTCCATGGACATCGGCGAGCTCACGGCCCTGCCGGCCCTGCGGGAGCAGGGCACCAACCTGCACCACGGGCTGCTCCTGGCCGGCCGGTTCTTCCGCCAGCACCCGTCGATGCAGCCCGTCCTCCTGGTGGTGACCGACGGCGAACCCACCGCGCACCTGCTGGCCGACGGCGAGTCGTGGTTCGCGTATCCGCCGGACCCGGAGACCATCCGCGTCACGGTGGCCGAGCTGGACCGTCTGGGCCGTGCCGGGACGCAGGCCACGTTCTTCCGGCTGGGCGATGACCCGGGCCTGGAACGGTTCGTCCAGCGGATGGCCCGCCGGATCGACGGCCGCGTTGTTGCACCAGAGGCAGGGGATCTGGGAGCCGCCGTCGTCGGCGAGTACCTCCGGGCCCACTTCCGCGGCCGCCCCTACGACGACGCCGACTGGGCGCAATAGATGGAGCCCATGGATTGTCTGGTCATCTACGTCCCCACCGAAGCTGCGCACGCCGTCCGGCACGCCATGGGTGACGCCGGAGCGGGCAGGCTGGGCAACTACTCGCATTGTTCCTTCAGCGTCGAGGGCACCGGTCGCTTCACGCCACTGCCTGGCGCGAACCCGGCCATCGGCGCCGTCGGTTCGCCCGAGGAGGTCCCGGAAACCCGTATCGAGGCGATTTACCCGCGCTCCCGGCGCAACGCCGTCGTCAGTGCGGCACTGACCGCGCACCCGTACGAGACGCCGGCGTTCATGACCTTCCCGGTCGACGTCGGCCTGCCGGACGGAACGGGCCCTGTGGCCTAGCGGCTGCTCATCTGACCGAACGGTAAATCCGCACGTTTTCTGTCGGATCGGGCAGAGTTGTTCGTAGTAAGGGTGAACGGCCGTCCGCGAGGGGCGCCCCAAACCGCAGGAGCTGATTCGAGATGCAGTTTTTGCTTTCCGTGATTCACGACCAGCCCGACCTCGCCCCGTCGGACGAGATGGCTGCCATCGACGAGTTCAACGATCGTCTCCAGGCCGACGGCCACTGGGTCTTCGCCGGCGGCCTCGGATTTCCCAACACGGCCACTGTCATCGACAACCGGGACGGGGCCGCGGTAGTCACCGACGGTCCCTTTGTGGAGTCGAAGGAGTACCTCGCCGGCTTCTGGATCATTGAGGCCCCGGACCTCGACGTGGCGCTCAAGCTCGCCGCCGACGGGTCGAAGGCCTGCAACCGGAAGGTCGAGGTACGGCCGTTCCTATGAACGGGTCTGACGCCGGGGGAGCGATCATCCAGGCCTACCGCGAGGACTGGGCCCGGCTGGTCGCCGCCCTGACCCGCCGTTTCGGTGACCTCGACCTCGCAGAGGAGGCGGCGGCCGAGGCGTTCGCGGTTGCCGTTGAGCGGTGGCCGTCCGACGGCGTCCCCGCCAACCCCGGCGCCTGGCTGACCACCACGGCCAAGCGCAAGGCCATCGACCGGCTCCGGCGCGAGAACAAACGCGACAGCAAACACCAGGAGGCTGAGTTGGTGTTCGACGACCATCCGCCCGAGCCGTTCGGCGCCGTCGATGACGACCGGCTCCGGCTGATCTTCACGTGCTGCCACCCGGCCCTCGCGCTGCAGACCCGCGTAGCCCTGACTCTGCGCATGGTCGGCGGGCTGACCGTGCCGGAGATCGCTCGGGCCTTCCTGGTGCAGGAGAGCACCATGGGGCAGCGGATCACGCGTGCGAAGGCCAAGATCAAGGCTGCCCGCATCCCGTATCGGGTGCCGTCCGCGGAGGATCTGCCGGGACGAGTTTCCGGCGTGCTCGCCGTACTCTACCTGATCTTCAATGAGGGCTATCTGGCGACAGGCCCCGGCACCGAGCCCGTTCGCTCAGACCTGACCGCCGAGGCGATCCGGCTCACCCGACTGGTCCGCGCCCTCATGCCGGTCGACGGCGAGGTGGCCGGGCTGCTGGCCCTGATGCTCCTTACCGAGGCCCGTCGCGCCGCCCGGATCTCGGCAAGCGGCGAGCTCGTTACCCTTGACGAGCAGGACCGGGGAACCTGGGATACGGCCCTGATTGCCGAAGGCCATCGCCTGGTGCGTGAGCGTCTGGCTTCCGGGATGGATCCGGGTCCGTACCAGATCCTCGCCGCCATCAACGCCGTGCACACCTCTGCCCGCGACATCCGCGACACCGACTGGTCACAGGTCGTCGCGCTCTACGACCAGCTGGTCAACCTCGACCCGTCGCCGATAGTCGCGCTCAACCGGGCTATCGCGGTAGGCGAGCTTGACGGGCCGGAGGTGGCACTGGCCGCCGTCGACCGGCTCGAACACGACTTGGCCGGATATCATGCCTACCATGCCACCCGCGCCGAGCTGCTGCGGAGGTTGGGCCGCAGCGCGGAGTCGCGTTTGGCTTACGGCCAAGCCATTGAACTGGCGGGTAACTCCGCCGAGGCCGCCACCCTGAAACGCCGCCTCGACCAGTTGTAGCAGCCCCCGGGTGATTCGCGGCGGGCTACGGCAACCGCGAAGGACGCAATAGGGTCGCGTCGCCCGCGCGATCAGGATCCAGCGGCACGGGGCTGATCAGCACTGCCGGTCCGCGGTGCAGTACGCCGTCGGAAAGCACCTGGCACCGCATGCCGCCCCGCCCGCGCATGGCTTTGTGGGCGCCCGGGCCGAGCATCTCATCCATCCAGGCGCACGGATGGGCGGGCCGGCCGGCCTTGAACCGCACAGGCTCCCCGCCGGACTCCAGAGAGAATTCGTGACCGAGCAGTGGTGCAAGGTGGGCCCCGCGGATATGTACGTTGCGGCGCGTCAGCAGCGGGTCCAAGGGCGCTGTTCCCAGCTCGGCGGCGATGGCTTCGAGCGCCTCAACGGCGAATACTGTGACGGCGGCATCCATGTGCGCGGCCTTGCCGAAAAACCGGTCGCCGACGATTCCCTTGCCAGCCACCAGTTTCACCTGCTCGGCATCTGTGGTGGGAACGTCGGCTGCGCCCTCGCGGGCGCGGCCGAAGTAGGCGTGCGCCGGCGACACCAGCAGGTGCAGGATCTCCACGTCGTACCGGTAGCTGGCCGTCATGCCACCAAACTATCGTTTCCGCGGGTCCGACGGCGGGAAGCTCCCGCCGTCGTCGTCGTGCGCCGAAGGATTAAGTCAGGCGCACGCCCGTGGCCCGGGCCAGAGAGTCGACAAGCTCGCTTTGCAGCTGCTGGTCGTAGACGGCGGGGTGTGCTTTCCGCCGGTGTTGATGGTGCCAATAGCCCCCGCTCGTCAGCGCCTCCGGGTCCTCGCTTGTGGCGAGCCACTCCTGGGTGAGGTGCCCCAGCCGCAGGTCGTCCGGGGCACCGGGGCCACCCATCCTGGTGGGCACCCAGCCCGGGTCGACGGCGTTGCTGAGAACTTCCGGCCATAGCCGGGCGACGAATGCGGCAAGGGCGGTGACGTAAAGCTTGCTGTCCGAGTAGGACACGCCCGGTCCCTGTCCGCCCCAATCGATGCCGGAGAGGGCGGCGTGGCCGCCGCGGTGCATGCCGCTGCTGAGATAGATCAGCCGGCGCGGGCGGCGGATGAGGGCAGTGAGGACGTAGGGGGCGATGACGTTGACCTGCAGGATATGCGGTCCGTTGAACACGCCCGCGTTGTGGACCACCGCGTCCAGGGGGCCGTCGTGATTGACCTGGTCGGCAACGTCACGCGTTTGCTCGAGATCGGACAGGTCCCCGACCACGCCCGTGGCGCCGCGGTCCAGGAGGTCCCGAACGGCCGCGAGGCGGTCCGCATTGCGTGCGTGCACAACGACGTGATGACCGCTGTCGAGGAGGGATTCTGCGGTGGCCCGTCCGAGTCCGTCAGTTGATCCCGTGATGAAGATGCGGCCCATTACGTCCCCCCTTAATGGCTGGCTGGAATACTGGGGAAATGACTCTCGCTGAACTTAATCTCCCGGGCGGTCCTTTCACTCTACGCATAGCCGAAGCGTCCGACGTCGGACCGGTCCTTGGACTTCTGGCGGACGACCAACTCCGGGCCGGCGTCGACTCGGCAGCGATCGAGGACCGGGACCCCTACGATCGTGCCTTTCAGACCATCGACGCCGACCCTGCCCAGTTGCTGGTCGCTGTCGTCACGACGGCACATGAGGTTGTGGCGACCATGCAGCTGACATTCATCCCCGGGCTCGCCCGGGGCGGTGCGACAAGACTGCAGATTGAAGCGGTGCGCGTTCGGTCGGATCTGCGGGGCAACGGCCTCGGAGGCGCCATGATCGCGTGGGCGATCAACGAAGGTCGCCGGCGGGGTGCGCAGCTGATACAGCTCACGTCCGACGGGTCCAGGGCCGCCGCGCACCGGTTCTATGAACGTCTCGGTTTCGAAGCATCGCATGTGGGCTTCAAGCTCTTGCTTTGAGGGTCAACCTCGAAGCACCTAGTCGAACAGGCTCGCCGCGGCCTGCGCGAACGCTTCCGGGTTCTCCCGATAAAGGTTCTCGCCCTGGCACTGGAGCCAGTGGCAGGCCGGGCCAAACCGGGAACTGACCGGTAATCATGAGCCCGACTTGATCGATGTCGATATCGGGCTCTGAGTCGTGCCGGGCCGGTGCCGATTAAATGATGCCGGTGGGTACCAGCAGAACCCAGGCAAGCGCCGGGGCAACAAGCACCACTCCGCCCGCGTAGGCCATCAGCTGGCGGTAGACGCGCTGCCGGTCGTTCGCGCGGGCGTTGGCAACCACTAGCGCGCCGTCGGTGGAGAAGGGGGAGACGTCCACGACGGTGGCAGCGATGGCCAGCGCCGCGACCGTTCCGGAGGCGCTCAGTGAGCTGGTGGCCAGCAGCGGACCCGCCAGAGGGATGAACGCAGTCAGCAACGCCGTGGAGGAGGCGAAGGCTGAGCCAATGCCAATCACGTAACAGAGGACAAGCGCGACCAGCAGCGGGGCACCCAGGGCTAGGGCCTGCTCGGCGAGGGTGTCGATGACGCCGACGTGCTGAAGCAGGGAGACGTAGGTGATCATTCCCGCCACCAGCAGCACCGTGGACCAGGAGACGCCGCCGATGAACGTTTGGTGTTCTTTGATGTTAACCAGCGCCAGCAGGAGTCCGGCCGAGAGGGCCACAAAGCCGATCGGCAGGTGGAAGCCTAGGGTGCACACGAGCATCACCGCGATCAGCACCAGCGTGAGGATCTGCTGGCCGCGAGGACGGATGGTCCGGGCGGTGTCGAGATCGGCATGCTGGCCGCCTTCGCCGTCGCGCAGCTTCCCCAGGAGGGCGAACAGAACGATGGTCAGTACGGAGAGGATGAGATTGAGGGCGAAGCTGGCAGCGAAGAGCGCGCCCTGAGAGATGGGAAACCCGCTTTCCAGCGCGATGTCGTGCACCAGCACGCCGGCCACGGAGAGCGGAGAAAAGCCGCCGGCGTGGGCTCCGTTGATGATGAACGCGCCCATCAGTACGGGGTGGATGCGGGACTCGTAGGCGAATCCAATGGCCGCCGGTGCCAGCAGTGCGACGGCGGCAGGGGAGAAGGTGCCCAGTGCGGTGAGCGCGGCAGCGAGCAGGAAGAACACCCAGGGCAGCAGCATCGTTTTGCCCCTTACGAGGCGCGCGCAGGTCTGCACGATGATGTCGATGGTCCCATTCCTCTGGGCCATGCTGAAGAAGTAGGTGACTCCGATGATCGTTAGAACGATGCTGGCCGGGAAGTCCTTAAGGATTTCCTTGTCGGTCATGCCGAGCATGAAGTAGCCGACGCCGAAGGATGCGACCAGCCCCATTACACCGATGTTCAGCGGCCATTTCGTGGCGACGATGAACATTACGACGAGGATGACGAGCGGGATGATCTGGGTAGGGGTCAAGGTCGGCTCCGGTCTCGTGGTGGCCGCCGGGTTGAAGATGTCACCCCCCAGCAGAAGCGCGACCAGTCCTAGGATCGCAAAACTGGCCACCGTCATCAGTAGGATACGGCGACGGGTAAGACGCTTGGGGCCTTCGTCCGGTGTTTCGCCCACTGGGGCAGTGGTGCGGTGCGCAGTTTTAGTCATGGTGGTCTCCTCAGAGAGTAGCTCCTGTGAGGGAGGCCGCGGCGGCGCTGCCGGAGGCCTCGGGAGGTGGATGAAACAGCGGGACGGCCGTCGTTGCGATGAGTCGGCGATCCGGGTGATCGCCTTGGCCGCCCCGCTGCAGTCTGCGGTGTTCAGCCGATGTAGCCGAAGATCCGATTCCAGGTGGCCTGGTCTTCCTTTCCGTGAAGGGCTAGATCCTCGGGAGTTCCGCGATGGGGAAGCCCTGTGTTCATGGCCGGCAGCTGGACGTCCATCACCGTGGGAGCCGGGGCGGTCGAGTCAGCCGGGTATTCGCCTATCTGGGAGAAGACGCTGGCTCCTCGTTTGCTGAGGTTCCAGTTCATGAACAGCTGGGCTGCGGCTGGGTGCTGGGCGGTGGGGGTCATGCCCAGGAAGTAGTCGTAGAGCGCGAATCCTTCCGTGGGGACTACGAACTTCACTGGCGCGTTATTGTTTGCTGCAATGTTGACGCTGCTGACCACGGCCGTGGCTACCTGGATTTCCCCGCGGGACAGGCTTTCCTGCTGTGCGCCGGAGGAATCGAAGATTCGTGGCTGCTGAGCTGCATACCCCTTGAGGTAGTCCTCGCCGAGGGCACCGAGTTGGAAGCGCACCAGGGATGCTGAGCTGCCGCCGGCGCCGACCTGGGTCGTGCCGATTTTTCCTTTCCATTTCGGATCCAGCAGGTCCTGCCAGGACTTTGGGGCGTCGGCCTCGCTGACCAGGGCCGTGTTGTAGGCGAAAGTGAAGGCCGGGTCGAAGACACGGTAGAACTTCCCGCCGTCGTACTTCACTGTGTCGTCCAACTGGTCGAAGTTGGGCACCTTGTGTGGCGTGAAGGCGCCGGCTTTGTTCATGGCTGAGACCGAGGAGTACTCGGAGGTTCGGATGACGTCGGCCCCCAGCTTGTTGGCGCCCTGTTCGCTGAGCACGCGCTCCAGCAGACGGTTGGGTACCAGCCGGACCAGGTTCACTTTGATACCGGTGTCCTGGGTGAAGGCTTTGATGACTTCTTTCTCGCTGTTTTCCACGTAGCCGCTGTAGAGGTTGATGGACCCCTCGGCTTTGGCCTTTGCGAACAGCTCGCTGTCTGCCACGGTCTGGCCGTTGACCACGAGTTCAGAGGTGGTGGAGAGGGATTCGGCCTTGTTGACCAGGGTGATGGTCTTGGGGGCGCTGCAGGCGCCGGCGGTTACCGCTAGTGCGGCGGCGGCCAGCAGCGACGTCGTTGTCTTGAGGATGTTTTTCATCGTGCTTCTCCATTGGTTGCGCGGGCGCCAAAGGCCTTCGCGAGGACGACCAGGGCCAGGATGACCAGGATGTAGAGCAGGCTCGTCGATGCCGCGGAGCGCAGCGCGCCGTTGTCGTAGTTGTCAAAGACCACAATCGCCAGTAGCCGGGTGTTGGAGGTAAAAAGGAACAAGGCCGCGGACAGTTCCCGCATCGCCAGCATCAGCAGCAGCAGGACCGTCGACATAACGCCTGTCTTCATCAGCGGCAGCGTCACATAGGACACCGCACGCGCCCTGCTGGAGCCAAGAAGCACTGCGCTGTCTTCGAGGTCCTTGTCCACCTGCAGGATGCTTGCTGACATGCCCCGGTAGCCCTGGGGAAGGTAGATCGCGATGAAGGCGATGATCAGCACCACGATGGTTCCGTACACGGGAAGCGGCAACACCAGCCACGTCCAGAGCAAGCCCAGACCCATGACGATCGCCGGGATGGCGAGGGGGAGCATTGCCACGAACTCCAAGCTCTTCCGGCCCGGGGTTTTGGTCCTGTACACGATGTAGCTGAGGTAGAACGCCAGCGCGGCACCCAGAACTGCTACGCAGACGGCCACCATGACGCTGTTCCGTGCCGCGTCCAGGAATGTGGCGGACTGCATTGTCTGAAAGAGCGACCAGAAGGAGAGCGCGTCTTCGCCGAAAAGCTGGCCCAGGTTCGAAACGTACGGCGAGGACTGCAGGGAGGCCAGGAGGAGAGCCACCACCGGCAACACGATTGCCAGGGCGAAGTAAACCAATGCGAAGGCCAGGCCCACGCCACGGAGCTTGCCGATGTCCATCATGCGGGGCTTCATGCCCTTGCCGGAAACAGTGGTGAAGTTCCTTTTCATCACCATGCGCTGCTGGATTGCGGTGACCGCGATCAGGACGACGGTCAGGACGACGGCGACCGCTGCGGCTTCGTTGCCTCGTGCCGGTGCGGAGTTCATCAGTCGGTAAATGAAGGTAGGGAGTGTCTCAATCTGACCGGGAGTGCCGATCATCTGGGCGACTGGAAAGTTTTCCATGGTCAGGGCAAAGATCAGTACGCCGGAGCCGAGAATCGCTGGTGTGACGAGAGGGAAGGTGACGGTGCTCAGGATTTTACCGAGAGAGCCGCCGTGGACGCTGGCGGCTTCCTCGAGATCAGGGTTCATGAGGGTCATGGCGCCGTGGATCAGCAGGAACGCATACGGTGCGTAGTACAAGGCCAGCACGAGAATCAGCCCGGGCATCGTGTAGACATTGAAGAGGTTGCCCAAGCCGATGCCACGGGTGAGCAAGTTCAGGTAACCCGTGGCGGGTCCGGCCAGGAGTGACCAGGCGAGTGCGCCCACCAGCGAGGGCAGGAACATCGGTGCGATGCCGATGAAGTAGATGACGGCCTTGCCCCAGATGTTGGTCCTGGCCGCTAGGAATGCCAGGGTTCCACCGATGAACATGGCCAACACCGAAGAGGATGTTGCCACCACCAAGGAATTTGTCAG
This DNA window, taken from Pseudarthrobacter sp. ATCC 49987, encodes the following:
- a CDS encoding SCO1664 family protein, giving the protein MPSRELTLLTEGSIELLGLIPRSSNQTFLAQVTCGEDEGCAVYKPEAGERPLSDFEPGLYKRERAAHLLSEALGWGFVPPTVIREDAPLGVGSLQWFIDCDFQQHYFTLFEDAPETHAELARIALFDYIANNTDRKSGHVLRGDDGRIWGIDHGLCFSAAFKLRTVIWDFAGDPIPDALLEDIAPLAEAAPPDVAELLDDDEVASLQHRVQRLLHAGVLPGDRTGMRYPWPLV
- a CDS encoding MSMEG_4193 family putative phosphomutase, with the protein product MTAATPEPSAEPPRQGTLLLLVRHGQTPTTGMVLPGRAPGLHLSDRGRAQAERVSERLSGLPVDALYSSPLERACETAEPTAARTGLSVKHDDGLLECDFGEWTGVAIADLAALPEWQTVQHSPSAFRFPDGESFPEMQGRIVGALEALCAAHAGGVVVCFSHADPIKAAVAHALGTPLDLFQRIVISPGSVSAISFVAGQDPAVHMVNSTSEPLSGLRAS
- a CDS encoding sigma 54-interacting transcriptional regulator, yielding MSDRPEIFTVGELRASGRLHKDLRREIRDNLLAALAAGRDPWPGMYGFSRTVLPQLERALLAGHDVVLLGERGQGKTRLLRTLAGLLDEWSPVIEDSELNEHPYEPLTEHSRARALTEGDRLRVAWRHRSERYVEKLATPDTSVADLIGDVDPMRVAEGRRLGDPETIHYGLVPRSNRGIIAINELPDLAERIQVSMLNVMEERDIQIRGYVLRLPLDVLVVASANPEDYTNRGRIITPLRDRFGAEIRTHYPIELDDEVAVIRQEGHLVAGVPPVILEILARYTRALRQSPAINQTSGVSARFAIAGAETVAAAALRRASVRGEEEAVARIIDLDAAVEVLAGKIEFESGEEGREQDILDHLLRMATAEAVRAHFHGLDMGDLVAALDGHTTVTTGELVTAREFLDNLPSLNGSSLYDDIGARLGAENDGQRAAAVELALEGLYLARRISKDSDDEATVYG
- a CDS encoding vWA domain-containing protein, with translation MTAHHWSRYSRYAGGPDPLAPPVDLAEALDAVAEDVMAGYSPRHALQEYLRRGGRNLEGLDDLAGRVQQRRKDLLGQHKLDGTLNGVQKLLETAVLEERKQLARDVRMDDTDRAFREMQLQNLPNSTAAAVNELAAYDWQSSTAREAYERIRDLLGREILDQRFAGMKQALEGATEEDRAAVAEMLQDLNELLDKHRRGEDTDADFQEFMAKHGQFFPENPQSVAELVDALAQRAAAAQRLLQSMSAEQREELMRLSAQAFGSPELMAQLGQLDANLQALRPGEDWSGSERFEGEEGLGLGDGTGVLQDLAELDELAEQLSQSYNGSRLDDLDLDALARQLGQDAAVSARTLAEIERAMHDGGFLQRGADGDLKLSPQAMRRLGRSLLRDTAKQLSGRQGRRDTRVAGAAGEQTGSSRPWEFGDAEPWDVTRTITNAIRRTIADGGDPRHGLRLAMDDIEVTETEARTQAAVALLVDVSFSMAAEGRWVSMKRTALAVHHLVSTRFRGDRLQLITFGRYAQSMDIGELTALPALREQGTNLHHGLLLAGRFFRQHPSMQPVLLVVTDGEPTAHLLADGESWFAYPPDPETIRVTVAELDRLGRAGTQATFFRLGDDPGLERFVQRMARRIDGRVVAPEAGDLGAAVVGEYLRAHFRGRPYDDADWAQ
- a CDS encoding YciI family protein, which encodes MQFLLSVIHDQPDLAPSDEMAAIDEFNDRLQADGHWVFAGGLGFPNTATVIDNRDGAAVVTDGPFVESKEYLAGFWIIEAPDLDVALKLAADGSKACNRKVEVRPFL
- a CDS encoding RNA polymerase sigma factor, producing the protein MNGSDAGGAIIQAYREDWARLVAALTRRFGDLDLAEEAAAEAFAVAVERWPSDGVPANPGAWLTTTAKRKAIDRLRRENKRDSKHQEAELVFDDHPPEPFGAVDDDRLRLIFTCCHPALALQTRVALTLRMVGGLTVPEIARAFLVQESTMGQRITRAKAKIKAARIPYRVPSAEDLPGRVSGVLAVLYLIFNEGYLATGPGTEPVRSDLTAEAIRLTRLVRALMPVDGEVAGLLALMLLTEARRAARISASGELVTLDEQDRGTWDTALIAEGHRLVRERLASGMDPGPYQILAAINAVHTSARDIRDTDWSQVVALYDQLVNLDPSPIVALNRAIAVGELDGPEVALAAVDRLEHDLAGYHAYHATRAELLRRLGRSAESRLAYGQAIELAGNSAEAATLKRRLDQL